In Corallococcus macrosporus, the following are encoded in one genomic region:
- a CDS encoding carboxypeptidase regulatory-like domain-containing protein: protein MSSLRLRPLLAPALLLAATACRESPPPPAPSATPPPAAAAPRPTGPVKWGEIEGRVLLTGTPPQTPSAPTSATVASVCGDQAEDRSLVVGGEGALVHAVVSLQDGAALPAPETPAPQPVLDQKQCHYEPPSLAARAGTELLLRNSDPLVHNVRAQAGTNRSVFNVAMPLEGMTLRRPLPAEPGTVQVRCDVHPWMRAVVRTFDHPYFTTTAADGRFRMRVPEGAHTLVFWHDRLPVASRTVTVRAGETVQVDQTWGVDALRQAGSGK, encoded by the coding sequence GTGTCCAGCCTCCGCCTCCGCCCCCTCCTGGCCCCCGCGCTCCTCCTCGCCGCCACGGCCTGCCGCGAGTCGCCGCCCCCGCCCGCTCCCTCGGCCACGCCCCCTCCCGCCGCTGCCGCACCGCGCCCCACCGGGCCGGTGAAGTGGGGCGAAATCGAGGGCCGGGTGCTCCTCACGGGAACTCCTCCCCAGACCCCCAGCGCGCCGACCTCCGCCACTGTCGCCAGCGTGTGCGGCGACCAGGCGGAGGACCGCTCGCTCGTGGTGGGAGGCGAGGGTGCCCTGGTCCACGCCGTCGTCTCGCTCCAGGACGGCGCGGCGCTGCCCGCCCCGGAGACGCCCGCGCCGCAGCCGGTGCTGGACCAGAAGCAGTGCCACTACGAACCTCCCTCGCTCGCGGCGAGGGCCGGCACCGAGCTGCTGCTGCGCAACTCCGACCCGCTGGTGCACAACGTGCGCGCCCAGGCCGGGACCAACCGTTCCGTTTTCAACGTGGCCATGCCCCTGGAGGGCATGACCCTGCGCCGCCCCCTGCCCGCCGAACCCGGCACCGTCCAGGTCCGCTGCGACGTGCACCCCTGGATGCGCGCCGTGGTCCGCACCTTCGACCATCCGTACTTCACCACCACCGCCGCGGACGGCCGCTTCCGGATGCGCGTGCCCGAAGGGGCCCACACGCTCGTCTTCTGGCACGACCGGCTGCCGGTAGCCTCCCGCACCGTCACCGTCCGCGCGGGGGAAACAGTCCAGGTCGATCAGACCTGGGGCGTGGATGCGCTGCGTCAGGCGGGCTCGGGAAAGTAG
- a CDS encoding zinc ribbon domain-containing protein: MREKLKALAELQKVDLEVASLRKAADVHPRQISELERELGVARNGIEAERTRVADLEKQKALLEQNITDEKDKVKKWEARLSDQRSTREYSALAREIDIAKKGILTQSEALTEKVKELGQAREAIKGKEADYATKQQGLSGRMTELRGKLGESESQVKQLEGRRAEVAANVDATLLRRYEVIRKKKLPAMVGVVAGTCQGCNMNLPPQMYNMLRTSLGTDVCPSCNRIIFAIEALQEPKENAEK; this comes from the coding sequence TTGCGGGAGAAACTGAAGGCCTTGGCGGAGCTGCAGAAGGTGGACCTCGAGGTCGCCTCGCTCCGGAAGGCGGCGGATGTGCATCCCCGCCAGATTTCCGAGCTGGAGCGGGAGCTGGGGGTCGCGCGCAACGGCATCGAAGCAGAGCGGACACGCGTGGCCGACCTGGAGAAGCAGAAGGCCCTGCTCGAGCAGAACATCACGGACGAGAAGGACAAGGTGAAGAAGTGGGAAGCGCGCCTGTCCGACCAGCGCTCCACCCGTGAGTACTCGGCGCTCGCTCGCGAAATCGACATCGCGAAGAAGGGCATCCTCACCCAGTCCGAGGCACTGACTGAGAAGGTGAAGGAGCTGGGCCAGGCTCGCGAGGCCATCAAGGGCAAGGAGGCGGACTACGCCACCAAGCAGCAGGGCCTGTCGGGCCGGATGACGGAGCTGCGCGGGAAGCTGGGCGAGTCCGAGTCCCAGGTGAAGCAGCTGGAGGGGCGCCGCGCGGAAGTCGCCGCGAACGTGGACGCCACCCTGCTCCGCCGCTACGAGGTCATCCGCAAGAAGAAGCTGCCCGCGATGGTGGGCGTGGTGGCCGGCACCTGCCAGGGCTGCAACATGAACCTGCCCCCGCAGATGTACAACATGCTGCGCACCTCGCTGGGCACCGACGTGTGCCCCTCGTGCAACCGCATCATCTTCGCCATCGAAGCGCTGCAGGAGCCGAAGGAAAACGCCGAGAAGTAG
- a CDS encoding GYF domain-containing protein, translated as MNFTCDNCQKRYSIADEKVRGKTVKVRCKNCQNVITVEGPAEEESTRVVSLADVERIRAQERSLAGGGAAAAPAPAPAPVAAAAAPAPLARPPVSAPQTPWDDEPTRTAPPRQTAGAPWFVMVRNKQEGPLDEAAVAEWMAAGTISARSFFWRQGMPDWKRGSDIPELAALLAPAAPPEPPPPPPEPPPVAVAPPPPARAAPPARREPEPQQPFYAENEPGPSEDDNGNFERDGDEDEGTLFGNNRQASAPVPTPAPRRAVAAPVDEAPAASGAPLNELFSDLDLPGNRGEASDEEDAGQDETREDPRGDEEEEDARQVDSKAARKRPVVPARRGSPLKVVALVLLLLIVLPAVALFGLSAAGMLPPALADMVNKVTGKAPPPPVVPAPAQRQAAPAPEAAEPAAPPQGAAAQGEPLAPAEGSTP; from the coding sequence TTGAACTTCACCTGCGACAATTGCCAGAAGCGGTACTCCATTGCGGACGAGAAGGTCCGCGGCAAGACGGTCAAGGTCCGTTGCAAGAACTGCCAGAACGTCATCACCGTGGAAGGGCCCGCCGAGGAGGAGAGCACCCGCGTGGTGTCGCTCGCCGACGTGGAGCGCATCCGGGCCCAGGAGCGTTCGTTGGCGGGGGGTGGCGCCGCCGCCGCGCCTGCGCCCGCTCCGGCACCGGTGGCCGCCGCGGCAGCACCTGCGCCGCTCGCCCGACCTCCTGTGTCGGCTCCCCAGACGCCCTGGGACGATGAGCCCACCCGCACCGCGCCTCCCCGCCAGACGGCCGGGGCGCCGTGGTTCGTGATGGTGCGCAACAAGCAGGAGGGCCCGCTGGACGAGGCGGCCGTGGCCGAGTGGATGGCCGCGGGCACCATCAGCGCGCGCAGCTTCTTCTGGCGCCAGGGCATGCCGGACTGGAAGCGCGGTTCGGACATCCCGGAGCTGGCCGCGCTGCTCGCGCCCGCCGCGCCGCCGGAGCCGCCGCCTCCGCCCCCCGAGCCGCCGCCGGTGGCCGTGGCGCCTCCGCCGCCCGCGCGCGCCGCGCCGCCCGCCCGCCGCGAGCCGGAGCCCCAGCAGCCCTTCTACGCGGAGAACGAGCCCGGTCCCTCCGAGGACGACAACGGCAACTTCGAGCGCGACGGCGACGAGGACGAGGGCACGCTCTTCGGCAACAACCGTCAGGCGTCCGCCCCGGTGCCCACGCCTGCGCCGCGCCGTGCGGTGGCTGCGCCCGTGGACGAGGCGCCCGCGGCGAGCGGCGCGCCCCTCAACGAGCTGTTCTCCGACCTGGACCTGCCCGGCAACCGGGGCGAGGCCTCGGACGAGGAGGACGCCGGTCAGGACGAGACGCGAGAGGATCCGCGTGGCGACGAGGAAGAAGAGGACGCGCGCCAGGTGGACTCGAAGGCCGCGCGCAAGCGTCCGGTGGTGCCCGCGCGCCGTGGCAGCCCGCTGAAGGTGGTGGCGCTGGTGCTGCTGCTGCTCATCGTCCTGCCGGCGGTGGCGCTGTTCGGCCTGTCGGCGGCGGGCATGCTGCCTCCCGCCCTGGCGGACATGGTCAACAAGGTGACCGGCAAGGCGCCGCCGCCGCCCGTGGTTCCGGCTCCGGCGCAGCGTCAGGCCGCTCCCGCGCCGGAGGCCGCCGAGCCCGCCGCGCCTCCGCAGGGCGCCGCGGCGCAGGGTGAGCCCTTGGCTCCGGCGGAAGGCTCCACGCCGTAG
- a CDS encoding helix-turn-helix domain-containing protein, whose product MSWLELSEEQRGELEARFRTTEDRRLRDGCHAVLMTARSRPRQQIAEDLGTTTRNIQCFVARYRAGGLEGLRLQWAPGKTPLTQRNWGPPFWTGYGRGPGPAASSAPIGRTWPWPTSSS is encoded by the coding sequence ATGAGCTGGCTGGAGCTGAGTGAGGAGCAGAGGGGCGAGCTGGAAGCGCGCTTCCGAACGACGGAGGACCGCCGATTGCGCGACGGGTGCCATGCGGTGCTGATGACTGCCCGGAGCCGTCCTCGGCAGCAGATTGCCGAAGACCTGGGGACCACGACGCGCAACATCCAGTGCTTTGTGGCCCGCTACCGAGCTGGGGGACTGGAGGGGCTGAGGCTTCAGTGGGCACCGGGCAAGACGCCCCTCACCCAGAGGAACTGGGGCCCACCCTTCTGGACTGGATACGGCAGGGGCCCCGGGCCTGCGGCCTCAAGCGCGCCAATTGGCCGTACGTGGCCCTGGCCGACTTCCTCCAGCTGA
- a CDS encoding restriction endonuclease, with product MGQRGDEGIDGIIKEDRLGLDVVYIQAKWWNNTVGRPMVQAFAGSLEGQRARKGVLITTSDFSREARDYVKHIEKKIVLIDGEELAKLMIDSGVGVTEVATYTVKRLDLDYFGDEE from the coding sequence GTGGGCCAGCGCGGTGACGAGGGCATCGACGGCATCATCAAGGAAGACCGCCTGGGGCTCGATGTCGTCTACATCCAGGCGAAGTGGTGGAACAACACCGTGGGACGCCCCATGGTTCAGGCGTTCGCTGGCAGCCTCGAAGGACAGCGTGCTCGCAAGGGCGTGCTCATCACGACCTCGGACTTCAGCCGCGAAGCCCGTGACTACGTGAAGCACATCGAGAAGAAGATCGTCCTCATCGATGGCGAAGAGCTCGCGAAGCTGATGATCGACAGCGGCGTCGGTGTCACCGAGGTCGCCACGTACACGGTGAAGCGGCTGGACCTGGACTACTTCGGCGACGAGGAGTGA
- a CDS encoding ComEC/Rec2 family competence protein, translating to MKARIALGVGLLLASLACQQQPSAPPAPAAPEKSRYFGGAPDGKLHVYFFDVGAGDAALIVTPKGNTVLVDSGPASAESHLVNRLPELLRRELDLVVLTQPDPKHHGALEAVLKRVGARRLMEPQLPDTSKTYDALLTALGSRGVSIFSPAPSSSTPKELVRLKLEDGVNLTVLWPRAPAEPLLKGASDAEGRNAANSIVLRLTYDDTSVIFAGGARGETETQLLERGLLSSATLLKVASPGVEGANSQAYLEEVRPQAAVLSGDDGLGKNPKVKELLARLRGVDAKAFRTDVNGEVHAVSDGKQFELSLQRPSPGEPSSTRRIFPGLDPRPALVRTAKPAPVAVKPPPTEPPPAVRTEPARVVEAPRNSSARASNVMDVDDLPVARKGTRTEAPEKAVRSSASSSMGGYRASRHKPIFHKASCRAVKLINPENMLTWSTRDEAMKSGRRPAGDCDP from the coding sequence ATGAAGGCCCGCATCGCGCTGGGAGTGGGGCTGCTGCTCGCCTCCCTGGCCTGCCAGCAGCAGCCGTCCGCGCCGCCCGCCCCAGCGGCCCCGGAGAAGTCGCGCTACTTCGGCGGCGCGCCGGACGGGAAGCTCCACGTCTACTTCTTCGACGTGGGCGCGGGGGATGCCGCGCTCATCGTCACGCCCAAGGGCAACACGGTGCTGGTGGACTCGGGGCCCGCGTCCGCCGAGTCGCACCTGGTGAACCGGCTGCCGGAGCTGCTGCGCCGGGAGCTGGACCTGGTGGTCCTCACGCAGCCGGATCCGAAGCACCACGGCGCGCTGGAGGCGGTGCTCAAGCGCGTGGGGGCGCGGCGGTTGATGGAGCCGCAGCTGCCGGACACGTCGAAGACCTATGACGCGCTGCTGACGGCCCTGGGGTCGCGAGGGGTGTCGATCTTCTCGCCCGCGCCATCGTCGTCCACGCCCAAGGAGCTGGTCCGGCTGAAGCTGGAGGACGGGGTGAACCTCACGGTGCTCTGGCCTCGTGCGCCCGCGGAGCCGCTCCTGAAGGGAGCCTCGGACGCGGAGGGTCGCAACGCGGCGAACTCCATCGTGCTGCGGCTGACGTACGACGACACGTCGGTCATCTTCGCGGGTGGCGCGCGCGGTGAGACGGAAACCCAGCTCCTGGAGCGCGGGCTGCTGTCCTCCGCCACGCTGCTGAAGGTCGCCTCGCCCGGCGTGGAGGGGGCGAACTCGCAGGCGTACCTGGAGGAGGTGCGGCCCCAGGCGGCGGTGCTCAGCGGGGATGACGGCCTGGGCAAGAACCCGAAGGTGAAGGAGCTCCTCGCGAGGCTGCGCGGCGTGGACGCGAAGGCGTTCCGCACGGATGTGAATGGCGAAGTGCACGCGGTGAGCGACGGCAAGCAGTTCGAGCTCTCGCTCCAGCGTCCTTCACCGGGAGAGCCCTCCTCCACGCGGCGCATCTTCCCGGGGTTGGATCCGCGTCCGGCGCTGGTGCGGACGGCGAAGCCCGCGCCCGTGGCGGTGAAGCCGCCGCCCACCGAGCCGCCGCCCGCCGTCCGGACGGAGCCCGCGCGCGTCGTCGAAGCGCCGCGAAACAGCTCGGCCCGCGCCAGCAACGTGATGGACGTGGATGACCTGCCCGTCGCGCGCAAGGGCACGCGGACGGAGGCGCCGGAGAAGGCGGTGCGCTCGTCGGCCAGCTCCTCCATGGGCGGCTACCGCGCGAGCAGGCACAAGCCCATCTTCCACAAGGCCAGCTGCCGGGCCGTGAAGCTCATCAACCCGGAGAACATGCTCACGTGGAGCACTCGCGACGAAGCGATGAAGTCGGGCCGCAGGCCCGCGGGAGACTGCGACCCGTGA
- a CDS encoding MBL fold metallo-hydrolase, which yields MKVFARLLALLVLVLAAVPGHAAAPAASGLPSPAPGRLTVYFLDVGQGDAALIVSPTGKTVLIDGGPPEAGTRLAARLRELVKGPLDLVILTHPHLDHLGGLRAAVKAVGAKRFMDPGFDHPSEAYRDLLDFVGKEVGQVMSPEPNPASPQTLLTVGLGEGVALTVLWPRVPQETFLADTRSDANANSIVTKLTYGKTAFLFTGDSEPPTEELLLQKPVDLTATVLKVAHHGGKHSSTAAFLERVKPQAAVISCGVGNDYGHPSPEVLGRLKDVRTRTFRTDQDGEVMAVSDGTTVTLRSAKGTAGAVSLSGTQRAGSPVALGPIEPTPHGRSGRSGEKEPEPGASRPRTQAEPAAPSATGERYVSLKGSKVFHRESCSTLKRSKNERTVYSSRADALRERRPAEDCHP from the coding sequence GTGAAGGTCTTCGCGCGGCTGCTCGCACTCCTTGTCCTCGTCCTCGCGGCGGTGCCCGGCCACGCGGCGGCTCCGGCCGCCTCGGGCCTCCCCTCCCCCGCTCCGGGCCGGCTCACGGTCTACTTCCTCGACGTGGGCCAGGGGGACGCGGCGCTCATCGTGTCGCCCACGGGCAAGACGGTGCTCATCGACGGCGGGCCCCCGGAGGCCGGCACGCGGCTGGCGGCGCGGCTGCGCGAATTGGTGAAGGGGCCGCTGGACCTGGTCATCCTCACCCACCCGCACCTGGACCACCTGGGCGGGCTGCGCGCGGCGGTGAAGGCGGTGGGCGCGAAGCGCTTCATGGACCCGGGCTTCGACCACCCGAGCGAGGCGTACCGCGACCTGCTGGACTTCGTGGGCAAGGAGGTGGGCCAGGTGATGAGCCCGGAGCCCAACCCGGCCTCGCCCCAGACACTGCTCACCGTGGGGCTGGGCGAAGGCGTGGCGCTCACGGTGCTCTGGCCGCGCGTGCCCCAGGAGACGTTCCTCGCGGACACGCGCTCGGACGCGAACGCGAACTCCATCGTCACCAAGCTGACGTATGGGAAGACGGCGTTCCTCTTCACGGGGGACTCGGAGCCGCCCACGGAGGAGCTGCTGCTGCAAAAGCCCGTGGACCTCACGGCCACGGTGCTGAAGGTGGCGCACCACGGCGGCAAGCACTCCTCCACCGCGGCCTTCCTGGAGCGCGTGAAGCCGCAGGCGGCGGTCATCTCCTGCGGCGTGGGCAACGACTACGGCCACCCGAGCCCGGAGGTCCTGGGCCGGCTGAAGGACGTGCGCACGCGCACCTTCCGCACCGACCAGGACGGCGAGGTGATGGCGGTGAGCGACGGCACGACGGTGACGCTGCGCTCGGCGAAGGGCACCGCCGGGGCCGTGAGCCTGTCCGGCACGCAGCGCGCGGGGAGCCCGGTGGCGCTGGGCCCCATCGAGCCCACGCCCCACGGCCGCTCCGGCCGCTCCGGGGAGAAGGAACCGGAGCCCGGCGCGTCACGGCCCCGGACGCAGGCGGAGCCCGCGGCGCCCTCGGCCACGGGTGAGCGCTACGTGTCGCTGAAGGGCAGCAAGGTGTTCCACCGCGAGAGCTGCTCGACCTTGAAGCGCTCGAAGAACGAGCGCACCGTCTACTCCAGCCGCGCCGACGCCCTGCGTGAGCGCCGCCCCGCCGAGGACTGTCATCCATGA
- a CDS encoding restriction endonuclease, giving the protein MLREEQVEKAEQLVQDRIAKLNWTEMQELAAGNLRAMGYRTRVSEPGPDRGVDTFVSPDGLGLQKPHIFCEVKPGMGEELGAQEIRFFLGGCKPAASKSGCSLERGLYSSSPK; this is encoded by the coding sequence GTGCTCCGCGAGGAGCAGGTCGAGAAGGCCGAGCAGCTCGTCCAGGACCGCATCGCCAAGCTGAACTGGACCGAAATGCAGGAACTGGCCGCGGGCAATTTACGGGCGATGGGCTACCGCACTCGCGTGTCCGAGCCGGGGCCAGACCGGGGCGTAGACACTTTTGTCTCGCCAGATGGGCTCGGGCTACAGAAGCCACACATCTTCTGCGAGGTGAAGCCCGGGATGGGTGAGGAGCTGGGAGCGCAGGAGATTCGGTTCTTCCTTGGTGGATGCAAGCCCGCCGCTTCGAAGAGCGGATGTAGCCTGGAGCGCGGGCTTTACTCCTCGTCGCCGAAGTAG
- a CDS encoding site-specific DNA-methyltransferase — protein MAARLLGIRAVAYEPHPFFATISEAKANSSRYWASLPSIHAAIGRGILRRNRDTFTLSQSAEVFLAKMFRPEDLAALLSARRELEENGLGENPLAILVLSRILDHCCFAATDGIYKAPTSTKRALSPQEATSKVLATLLEDEREALAGPHGCEIHEKSSELMTELEDSSVDVVVTSPPYLNNFDFAEMTRMYLYFWGLAGSWGEITDRVRSLLVVNTTTALKGHKERQADYRSSLPLEVRVAADKAVAELSSRKAEKAGKKDYDLLVYPYLSQMQAVLRECVRTLKPGAPFHMMVSDAALYGVHLPAPQWLAFIMQHIGFVDVHCEIVRPRGHRWVLEKREGSALGLGEYYVFGRAC, from the coding sequence GTGGCTGCCCGCCTGCTCGGAATCAGGGCGGTGGCGTATGAGCCGCACCCCTTCTTTGCGACAATCAGCGAGGCGAAGGCCAACAGCTCGCGCTATTGGGCAAGCCTTCCTTCAATTCATGCCGCCATCGGCAGGGGCATCCTCCGAAGGAACCGCGACACGTTTACGCTTTCTCAGTCGGCAGAGGTCTTCCTCGCGAAGATGTTTCGGCCCGAGGACCTGGCTGCACTGCTGTCGGCACGGAGGGAGCTGGAGGAGAACGGGCTGGGGGAAAACCCGCTAGCCATTCTTGTGCTGTCGCGAATCCTCGACCACTGCTGCTTTGCCGCCACTGACGGCATCTACAAAGCACCAACTTCAACAAAACGAGCATTGAGTCCGCAAGAAGCGACGAGCAAGGTGCTCGCCACGCTGCTCGAGGATGAGCGCGAAGCCCTTGCTGGACCACATGGCTGCGAGATTCACGAGAAGTCCTCAGAGCTGATGACCGAGTTGGAAGACTCTTCTGTGGATGTGGTGGTTACGTCCCCTCCGTATTTGAACAACTTTGACTTTGCCGAGATGACTCGGATGTATCTGTACTTCTGGGGACTCGCGGGATCGTGGGGAGAGATTACCGACCGCGTCCGGAGCTTGCTCGTTGTCAATACGACCACTGCACTCAAGGGCCACAAGGAACGACAGGCTGATTATCGCTCTTCGCTTCCCCTCGAGGTGCGAGTTGCTGCGGATAAGGCTGTTGCCGAACTCTCGTCGCGCAAGGCGGAAAAGGCAGGAAAGAAGGACTACGACCTGCTGGTCTACCCGTACCTCAGTCAGATGCAGGCCGTCCTGCGTGAGTGCGTGAGGACCCTCAAGCCCGGAGCCCCCTTTCACATGATGGTGTCCGACGCCGCACTGTATGGCGTCCACCTCCCAGCGCCACAATGGTTGGCGTTCATCATGCAGCACATTGGATTCGTGGACGTGCATTGTGAGATTGTTCGGCCTCGCGGGCATCGCTGGGTTCTCGAAAAACGTGAGGGCTCAGCCTTGGGTCTTGGTGAGTATTACGTCTTTGGGCGAGCTTGCTGA
- a CDS encoding TIGR02300 family protein, protein MPAKDLGTKHTCFKCGTKFYDMKKPDPICPKCGADQRENVVAKPAEGRRGRLAAAPKVIEPEPEETPAAEEDEENLDSFGDDEDAEAGAEPAEDDDI, encoded by the coding sequence ATGCCGGCGAAGGATCTCGGGACCAAGCACACGTGCTTCAAGTGCGGGACGAAGTTCTACGACATGAAGAAGCCGGACCCCATCTGCCCCAAGTGCGGGGCGGATCAGCGGGAGAACGTGGTCGCCAAGCCCGCCGAGGGCCGGCGTGGCCGCCTGGCCGCGGCTCCGAAGGTCATCGAGCCCGAGCCCGAGGAGACGCCGGCCGCCGAGGAGGACGAGGAGAACCTCGACTCCTTCGGGGATGACGAGGACGCCGAGGCCGGCGCCGAGCCCGCCGAGGACGACGACATCTAG
- a CDS encoding DUF3006 family protein, whose protein sequence is MTKKAKPRSRATVDRIEDDVAVLVVDGQQVTRALSTLPSGVREGDVVDLESGTVDAEATESLRSDVRAARERAMRGKKPPSGDFDL, encoded by the coding sequence GTGACGAAGAAGGCGAAGCCCCGGTCCAGGGCCACGGTGGACCGCATCGAGGACGACGTCGCCGTGCTGGTGGTGGACGGCCAGCAGGTGACGCGCGCCCTGAGCACCCTGCCCTCCGGCGTGCGCGAAGGCGACGTCGTGGACCTGGAGTCAGGAACGGTGGACGCCGAAGCCACCGAGTCCCTGCGCTCCGACGTCCGCGCCGCGAGGGAACGCGCGATGCGCGGCAAGAAGCCTCCGTCAGGCGACTTCGACCTCTGA
- a CDS encoding ribonuclease HI family protein — MPTPSLVDVLRHIAREEPLTATVRAFRGLTREHLGQLLDEAAEQLGGGPREAEAHVSEPAPVMAPESTVPSIEAVAPAAAGGLKSVRVYSDGAARGNPGPAGAGAVLMDAQGAVVARLGKFLGHQTNNYAEYMGLLIGLQHAKSLGAREVEVFADSELLIRQLGGRYQVKSPTLKPLFQEAQKLLATFGKVKLAHVPRAQNAEADEMSNRAIDERM, encoded by the coding sequence ATGCCGACCCCTTCGCTCGTCGACGTCCTCCGTCACATCGCCCGTGAGGAGCCGTTGACGGCGACGGTGCGAGCCTTTCGCGGGCTCACCCGCGAACACCTGGGCCAGCTGCTGGACGAAGCCGCCGAGCAGCTGGGCGGCGGTCCGCGCGAGGCCGAGGCGCACGTTTCGGAGCCCGCCCCGGTCATGGCGCCCGAGTCCACCGTGCCCAGCATCGAGGCCGTGGCCCCCGCGGCGGCGGGTGGGCTGAAGAGCGTGCGCGTCTATTCGGACGGAGCGGCGCGAGGCAACCCGGGCCCTGCGGGCGCGGGAGCGGTGCTGATGGACGCGCAGGGCGCGGTGGTGGCGCGCCTGGGCAAGTTCCTGGGGCACCAGACGAACAACTACGCCGAGTACATGGGCCTGCTCATCGGCCTGCAGCACGCGAAGAGCCTGGGCGCCCGCGAGGTGGAGGTGTTCGCGGACAGCGAGCTGCTCATCCGCCAGCTGGGTGGGCGCTACCAGGTGAAGAGCCCGACGCTGAAGCCCTTGTTCCAGGAGGCGCAGAAGCTGCTGGCCACCTTCGGCAAGGTGAAGCTCGCCCACGTCCCCCGTGCGCAGAACGCGGAAGCGGACGAGATGAGCAACCGCGCGATTGACGAACGGATGTAG